A portion of the Mauremys reevesii isolate NIE-2019 linkage group 18, ASM1616193v1, whole genome shotgun sequence genome contains these proteins:
- the TFIP11 gene encoding tuftelin-interacting protein 11 has translation MSMSHLYGKDDDGDVEMEKFEITDWDLQNEFNPNRQRHWQTKEEATYGVWAEHDSDEERPSFGGKRSRDYSAPVNFISAGLRKAAAEEVIEEDSDEDEKPIKQEEFPKEFVPKKLKTGGNFKPSQKGFIGGTKSFMDFGSWERHTKGIGQKLLQKMGYVPGRGLGKNAQGIINPIEAKQRKGKGALGAYGSERTSQSLQDFPVVDSEEEAEEEFQKELSQWRKDPNGGKKKPKYAYKTVEELKAKGRIGKQLTTPQKELSQVKVIDMTGREQRVYYSYSQISHKHNIPDDNPQQPLGKDSKPQAFALPELEHNLQLLIDITEQEIIQNDRQLQYERDMVVNLTHEIQKMSEVLSHEETAISNLSKVLELVEECERRMQPNCDNPLTLDECAKIFETLQDKYYEEYRMSDRVDLAVAIVFPLMKDYFKNWDPLKDCMYGTEIIAKWKRLLENDQLLSHSGQDLATDAFHRLMWEMWMPYVRNIITQWQPRNCGPMVDFLDSWVHVIPVWILDNILDQLIFPKLQKEVENWNPLTDTVPIHSWIHPWLPLMQSRLEPLYSPIRNKLANALQKWHPSDSSAKLILQPWKEVFTPGSWEAFMVKNIVPKLGMCLNELVINPHQQHMDAFYWVIDWEGMVSVSSLVGLLEKHFFPKWLQVLCSWLSNSPNYEEITKWYLGWKSMFSDQVLAHPSIKDKFNEALDIMNRAVSSNVGGYMQPGARENIAYLTHTERRKDFQYEAMQERREAENMAQRGIGMAASSVPMNFKDLIQTKAEEHNIVFMPVIGKRHEGKQLYTFGRIVIYIDRGVVFVQGEKTWVPTSLQSLIDMAK, from the exons ATGTCGATGTCCCATCTCTATGGCAAAGATGACGatggggatgtggagatggagAAATTTGAAATCACAGACTGGGACCTGCAGAATGAGTTCAACCCCAACCGCCAGCGCCACTGGCAGACCAAGGAGGAGGCCACCTATGGCGTGTGGGCCGAGCACGACTCGGACGAAGAGAGGCCCAGCTTTGGAGGCAAACG CTCTCGGGACTACTCAGCCCCCGTTAATTTCATCAGTGCGGGACTAAGGAAAGCTGCAGCTGAGGAAGTGATTGAAGAAGATTCAGATGAGGATGAGAAGCCCATTAAGCAGGAAGAATTCCCTAAAGAGTTTGTACCAAAGAAATTAAAAACA ggtgGCAATTTCAAACCCAGCCAGAAAGGATTTATAGGAGGGACCAAATCTTTCATGGACTTCGGCAGCTGGGAGAGACACACCAAGGGAATAGGGCAGAAGCTTCTTCAGAAAATGGGTTATGTCCCTGGCAGAGGGCTTGGAAAGAATGCTCAAG GTATCATCAATCCGATTGAGGCCAAGCAAAGGAAAGGCAAAGGGGCCTTGGGAGCATATGGCTCTGAACGAACCAGCCAGTCCTTGCAGGACTTCCCTGTTGTTGACTCTGAGGAAGAGGCTGAAGAG GAATTTCAGAAAGAGCTCAGTCAGTGGAGGAAGGATCCTAATGGAGGCAAGAAAAAACCCAAATACGCCTACAAGACAGTAGAAGAATTGAAGGCCAAAGGCAGAATTGGCAAGCAGCTCACAACTCCTCAAAAGGAACTATCCCAAGTTAAG GTTATAGACATGACTGGCCGGGAACAAAGGGTTTATTACAGTTACAGTCAAATCAGCCATAAGCACAATATCCCAGATGACAATCCTCAGCAGCCACTGGGCAAAGACTCCAAGCCCCAAGCATTTGCCTTGCCAGAACTGGAGCACAACTTGCAACTTCTCATCGATATCACAGAGCAGGAGATCATCCAGAATGACCGGCAGCTGCAGTACGAGAGAGACATGGTTGTCAACCTGACCCATGAGATACAGAAGATGTCTGAAGTCCTCTCGCATGAGGAGACAGCAATTAGCAACCTCAGCAAGGTCCTGGAATTGGTGGAGGAATGCGAGAGGCGAATGCAGCCTAACTGTGACAATCCACTTACCTTGGATGAATGTGCAAAGATTTTTGAGACCCTCCAAGATAAGTATTATGAGGAATACAGGATGTCCGATAGAGTGGACCTGGCAGTAGCTATCGTCTTTCCTCTCATGAAAGATTACTTCAAGAACTGGGATCCCCTTAAG gacTGTATGTATGGCACAGAAATTATAGCCAAGTGGAAAAGGCTTTTAGAAAATGATCAGTTGTTATCGCACAGTGGGCAGGACCTAGCAACGGATGCTTTTCACAG GCTCATGTGGGAAATGTGGATGCCGTATGTAAGAAACATAATAACACAGTGGCAGCCGAGAAACTGTGGACCAATGGTAGATTTCTTGGACAGCTGGGTGCATGTTATTCCTGTTTGGATATTGGATAATATTCTGGATCAGCTTATCTTCCCCAAACTACAGAAAGAG gtTGAAAACTGGAACCCTCTGACAGACACTGTCCCAATCCACTCTTGGATTCACCCCTGGCTTCCACTGATGCAGTCTCGATTAGAGCCTTTATATTCTCCAATCCGAAACAAGTTGGCAAATGCACTGCAGAAATGGCACCCCAGTGACTCCTCAGCCAAACTGATCCTTCAGCCCTGGAAAGAAGTGTTTACACCAGGATCTTGGGAGGCTTTCATGGTCAAAAACATTGTGCCTAAACTCG ggatGTGTCTCAATGAGCTCGTCATCAACCCTCACCAGCAGCATATGGATGCATTTTACTGGGTGatcgactgggaggggatggtctCTGTGTCCAGCCTTGTTGGACTTCTGGAGAAACACTTCTTCCCTAAATGGCTGCAG GTGCTGTGCTCTTGGCTAAGTAATAGTCCCAATTATGAAGAGATCACCAAGTGGTACCTTGGTTGGAAGTCTATGTTCTCAGACCAGGTGTTAGCACATCCATCGATCAAGGACAAATTTAATGAAGCTCTTGATATCATGAACCGGGCTGTCTCTTCCAATGTCG GTGGCTACATGCAACCAGGTGCTCGGGAAAACATTGCCTATCTCACTCACACAGAGCGGAGGAAAGACTTCCAGTACGAAGCTATGCAGGAGCGGCGAGAGGCTGAGAACATGGCTCAACGGGGCATAGGCATGGCTGCTAGCTCTGTGCCAATGAATTTTAAGGACCTCATTCAAACAAAAGCAGAAGAACACAATATCGTCTTCATGCCTGTGATCGGGAAGCGGCATGAAGGAAAACAATTGTACACATTTGGACGAATTGTGATTTACATTGACAGGGGCGTTGTGTTTGTACAAGGAGAGAAGACGTGGGTGCCAACCTCTCTTCAGAGTCTCATTGATATGGCTAAATAA
- the SRRD gene encoding SRR1-like protein gives MEQAGPWRCAGRLRRGRARGQRTRPGGEAGHSGAVQRRLREAREELLSSPFWACGQTAIQESLSKCLEQGEKTPGSMSEVLCSFENLQLEPSHQSVTKPSSHSGESACKSSHLQCVCYGIGSFSSCVISRYQLAFLLLLLEKLQIPKSQCYIFDPLFSELEISVLNDLGVTVVLENEEGKHHIHEFTIFYMIHCGKALYNNLLWSNWSVDALSKMIIIGNSFKGIEERLLARILERDYLYIAKVLKGTEEAAFPIHPQYMDIFNDTSIHWFPLHKLKELPTETWRFQEEPMYQECDDLEIIRK, from the exons ATGGAGCAGGCCGGGCCCTGGCGCTGCGCGGGCCGCTTGAGGCGAGGCCGGGCCCGCGGGCAGCGGACGAGGCCGGGGGGCGAGGCCGGGCACAGCGGGGCGGTGCAGCGGCGGCTCCGGGAGGCCCG AGAAGAGTTGCTGAGCTCCCCGTTCTGGGCCTGTGGTCAGA CAGCCATCCAAGAATCCCTCAGCAAATGCTTAGAGCAAGGGGAAAAAACACCAGGGTCTATGTCAGAAGTCCTGTGTTCATTTGAAAACCTGCAACTTGAACCATCCCATCAGTCAGTTACAAAACCCAGTTCGCATTCAGGAGAGTCAGCTTGCAAAAGCAGTCACTTACAGTGTGTATGTTATGGCATTGGAAGCTTTTCCTCGTGTGTCATTTCTCGCTACCAACTAGCATTCTTGCTTCTGTTACTGGAGAAGTTACAG ATTCCCAAAAGTCAGTGCTATATTTTTGATCCTTTATTTTCCGAATTGGAAATTAGTGTTCTGAATGACCTCGGTGTAACAGTTGTCCTGGAGAATGAG GAGGGAAAACACCACATTCATGAATTCACCATCTTTTATATGATCCACTGTGGAAAAGCGTTGTATAACAATCTGCTCTGGAGTAACTGGTCTGTAGATGCACTGTCCAAAATGATCATTATTGGAAACAGTTTTAAAGGGATTGAGGAAAG GTTGTTGGCAAGAATATTAGAGCGAGATTATTTGTACATAGCAAAG GTTTTAAAAGGGACGGAGGAAGCTGCATTTCCAATTCATCCTCAGTATATGGATATATTTAATGACACCTCCATCCACTGGTTTCCTTTACACAAACTCAAGGAGCTCCCAACAGAAACCTGGCGGTTTCAGGAAGAGCCAATGTACCAGGAATGCGATGACCTGGAGATTATCAGGAAATAG
- the HPS4 gene encoding Hermansky-Pudlak syndrome 4 protein isoform X1 codes for MASPILSEPNSASWWNYFFLYDGSKVKEEGDPTRAGICYFYPSQTLLDQQELLCGQIAGVVRCVTEISSAPPSLIRLRKLKFAVRVDGEYLWVLGCTIELPDVSCGQFLDLLIGLFRFYNGSVCHAYMVFSREELSTQWDRYIEHIQKNTSDLHKIFNSLWNLDKTKVDPLLLLKAALILQTCQRSPQVLAGCILYKGRIVSTQLPPPLTAKVLLQGTEAADKSGPGGGEVLQEHDPPLPQDVCIIPVFLTEGEATALRDFPVEWMTRLPTSPANPKGSKNTLRSRAFSDSARVDEVRDQHALVVREPPPQASGAAGAKDALNPPAGALSSPGSKSPVLSCTPLKPSPPSQRELGALPSNSRLPAAECTRDTGAASGSSDFPKPCALGQEGQSTTEPVSSERMKSECRSLQRRHTASGSLPTCCPSKETRRRSSSSERDNLSSVDSQDTSSQKRTFKRGGGGARDDTSEQEPLPSAVWVGQKFPAEDCGRDQFPVAEVQGSLPSGTAEGPGSPKGRENVLPTQVTTGMDCLAAVDCTGSGKQAKLVKMILYVHRIKGLVLLLLAEEQFKDDQGSIEDVYYSSLASLNGLEVHLKETLPKDHSSTAKATYSFTHYDCIQNVLTANLPQVLGAQDQHFLRAASLIHADFNQLPTASEMIIRNASTAVYACQNPVQETYFQQLATPLRNSGVPNPHDSAFSLPGKAKQKLLKHGVNLL; via the exons ATGGCCAGCCCCATTTTATCAGAACCAAACTCAGCTTCTTG GTGGAACTACTTTTTCCTTTATGACGGCTCAAAGGTAAAGGAAGAAGGGGATCCCACAAGAGCTGGGATTTGCTACTTTTATCCCTCGCAG ACTCTCCTTGACCAGCAGGAGCTGCTGTGTGGACAGATTGCAGGAGTGGTGCGCTGCGTAACGGAGATCTCCAGTGCTCCCCCAAGTCTCATTCGGCTGAGAAAGCTCAAGTTTGCAGTAAGGGTGGATGGAGAGTATCTCTGG GTGCTGGGCTGTACCATTGAACTCCCTGATGTCAGCTGTGGACAATTTCTGGATCTACTGATTGGACTCTTCAGATTTTACAATGGATCTGTGTGTCATGCTTACATG GTGTTTTCTCGGGAGGAGCTGAGCACGCAGTGGGACAGGTACATCGAACATATTCAGAAAAACACCAGTGACCTGCACAAGATCTTCAATTCCCTTTGGAACTTGGACAAAACCAAG gtggACCCCCTGCTGTTACTGAAAGCAGCTCTCATCTTGCAGACCTGCCAGCGGTCACCCCAAGTGTTGGCAGGTTGCATCCTCTACAAAGGCCG GATCGTGAGCACGCAGCTTCCACCTCCTCTCACTGCCAAGGTTCTCCTTCAAGGAACTGAAGCTGCAGACAAG AGTGGACCTGGAGGCGGGGAGGTGCTGCAGGAACATG ATCCCCCACTGCCTCAGGATGTCTGCATCATTCCAGTTTTCCTAACGGAAGGTGAAGCCACCGCACTCCGGGACTTTCCAGTAGAGTGGATGACTAG GTTGCCCACATCTCCAGCAAACCCTAAAGGATCTAAGAACACCCTCCGCTCACGGGCATTCTCGGATTCGGCCCGGGTTGATGAAGTCCGAGACCAGCATGCCCTGGTGGTGAGAGAGccccccccacaggcctcgggcGCTGCCGGAGCAAAGGATGCTCTGAatcccccagctggagcactgaGCAGCCCAGGCAGCAAAAGCCCGGTGTTGAGTTGTACCCCCCTGAAACCATCCCCTCCATCGCAGAGAGAGCTGGGAGCCCTGCCCAGCAATTCCAGACTGCCTGCTGCAGAGTGCACTCGAGACACAGGCGCAGCCTCGGGGTCCTCTGACTTTCCAAAGCCTTgtgccctggggcaggagggtcaAAGCACTACAGAACCTGTAAGCAGTGAGCGGATGAAGTCCGAATGCCGCAGCCTCCAGAGGCGTCACACAGCcagtggcagcctccccacctgcTGTCCATCCAAAGAGACGAGGAGGAGAAGCAGCTCAAGCGAACGTGACAATCTGTCAAGTGTAGACAGTCAAGACaccagcagccaaaagagaacCTTCAaaagaggaggtggaggagccagGGATGACACTTCCGAGCAGGAGCCTCTGCCCAGTGCTGTATGGGTGGGGCAGAAGTTCCCTGCTGAAGATTGTGGTAGGGACCAGTTTCCTGTTGCTGAAGTCCAGGGGAGCCTACCCAGTGGCACTGCAGAAGGCCCAGGCTCTCCCAAGGGCAGAGAGAACGTTTTGCCTACACAAGTAACTACCGGGATGGACTGTCTAGCAGCAGTAGATTGCACAGGGTCAGGCAAGCAGGCCAAGCTGGTTAAGATGATCTTGTATGTTCACAGAATTAAAGGGTTAGTGCTCTTGCTGCTGGCGGAGGAGCAGTTTAAGGATGACCAGGGGTCCATTGAAGATGTG TATTACAGCAGTCTGGCTTCTCTCAATGGCCTGGAGGTTCACCTGAAGGAGACTTTGCCGAAAGACCATTCCTCTACAGCCAAAGCCACCTACAGCTTTACTCACTACGACTGCATTCAGAACGTACTCACAG CAAACCTGCCCCAGGTACTGGGTGCTCAGGATCAGCACTTCCTGAGAGCTGCTAGTCTGATCCACGCTGACTTCAACCAGCTCCCGACTGCTTCTGAGATGATAATCAG
- the HPS4 gene encoding Hermansky-Pudlak syndrome 4 protein isoform X2 has protein sequence MVFSREELSTQWDRYIEHIQKNTSDLHKIFNSLWNLDKTKVDPLLLLKAALILQTCQRSPQVLAGCILYKGRIVSTQLPPPLTAKVLLQGTEAADKSGPGGGEVLQEHDPPLPQDVCIIPVFLTEGEATALRDFPVEWMTRLPTSPANPKGSKNTLRSRAFSDSARVDEVRDQHALVVREPPPQASGAAGAKDALNPPAGALSSPGSKSPVLSCTPLKPSPPSQRELGALPSNSRLPAAECTRDTGAASGSSDFPKPCALGQEGQSTTEPVSSERMKSECRSLQRRHTASGSLPTCCPSKETRRRSSSSERDNLSSVDSQDTSSQKRTFKRGGGGARDDTSEQEPLPSAVWVGQKFPAEDCGRDQFPVAEVQGSLPSGTAEGPGSPKGRENVLPTQVTTGMDCLAAVDCTGSGKQAKLVKMILYVHRIKGLVLLLLAEEQFKDDQGSIEDVYYSSLASLNGLEVHLKETLPKDHSSTAKATYSFTHYDCIQNVLTANLPQVLGAQDQHFLRAASLIHADFNQLPTASEMIIRNASTAVYACQNPVQETYFQQLATPLRNSGVPNPHDSAFSLPGKAKQKLLKHGVNLL, from the exons ATG GTGTTTTCTCGGGAGGAGCTGAGCACGCAGTGGGACAGGTACATCGAACATATTCAGAAAAACACCAGTGACCTGCACAAGATCTTCAATTCCCTTTGGAACTTGGACAAAACCAAG gtggACCCCCTGCTGTTACTGAAAGCAGCTCTCATCTTGCAGACCTGCCAGCGGTCACCCCAAGTGTTGGCAGGTTGCATCCTCTACAAAGGCCG GATCGTGAGCACGCAGCTTCCACCTCCTCTCACTGCCAAGGTTCTCCTTCAAGGAACTGAAGCTGCAGACAAG AGTGGACCTGGAGGCGGGGAGGTGCTGCAGGAACATG ATCCCCCACTGCCTCAGGATGTCTGCATCATTCCAGTTTTCCTAACGGAAGGTGAAGCCACCGCACTCCGGGACTTTCCAGTAGAGTGGATGACTAG GTTGCCCACATCTCCAGCAAACCCTAAAGGATCTAAGAACACCCTCCGCTCACGGGCATTCTCGGATTCGGCCCGGGTTGATGAAGTCCGAGACCAGCATGCCCTGGTGGTGAGAGAGccccccccacaggcctcgggcGCTGCCGGAGCAAAGGATGCTCTGAatcccccagctggagcactgaGCAGCCCAGGCAGCAAAAGCCCGGTGTTGAGTTGTACCCCCCTGAAACCATCCCCTCCATCGCAGAGAGAGCTGGGAGCCCTGCCCAGCAATTCCAGACTGCCTGCTGCAGAGTGCACTCGAGACACAGGCGCAGCCTCGGGGTCCTCTGACTTTCCAAAGCCTTgtgccctggggcaggagggtcaAAGCACTACAGAACCTGTAAGCAGTGAGCGGATGAAGTCCGAATGCCGCAGCCTCCAGAGGCGTCACACAGCcagtggcagcctccccacctgcTGTCCATCCAAAGAGACGAGGAGGAGAAGCAGCTCAAGCGAACGTGACAATCTGTCAAGTGTAGACAGTCAAGACaccagcagccaaaagagaacCTTCAaaagaggaggtggaggagccagGGATGACACTTCCGAGCAGGAGCCTCTGCCCAGTGCTGTATGGGTGGGGCAGAAGTTCCCTGCTGAAGATTGTGGTAGGGACCAGTTTCCTGTTGCTGAAGTCCAGGGGAGCCTACCCAGTGGCACTGCAGAAGGCCCAGGCTCTCCCAAGGGCAGAGAGAACGTTTTGCCTACACAAGTAACTACCGGGATGGACTGTCTAGCAGCAGTAGATTGCACAGGGTCAGGCAAGCAGGCCAAGCTGGTTAAGATGATCTTGTATGTTCACAGAATTAAAGGGTTAGTGCTCTTGCTGCTGGCGGAGGAGCAGTTTAAGGATGACCAGGGGTCCATTGAAGATGTG TATTACAGCAGTCTGGCTTCTCTCAATGGCCTGGAGGTTCACCTGAAGGAGACTTTGCCGAAAGACCATTCCTCTACAGCCAAAGCCACCTACAGCTTTACTCACTACGACTGCATTCAGAACGTACTCACAG CAAACCTGCCCCAGGTACTGGGTGCTCAGGATCAGCACTTCCTGAGAGCTGCTAGTCTGATCCACGCTGACTTCAACCAGCTCCCGACTGCTTCTGAGATGATAATCAG